One Dysosmobacter welbionis DNA segment encodes these proteins:
- a CDS encoding plasmid mobilization protein, which produces MVNRKRPIILRCPVTAEERSLIEQKMAQLQTKRIGAYLRKMAIDGYIIYVDTRDIKEINKLLSAIGRNINQIAKRVNAGGPTYQADMEEIRERLDQIWQLQRRILLSQR; this is translated from the coding sequence ATGGTAAATCGAAAACGCCCCATCATCCTGCGCTGTCCGGTGACGGCAGAAGAACGGAGCCTGATTGAGCAGAAAATGGCCCAGCTCCAGACAAAGCGGATCGGTGCCTACTTGCGGAAGATGGCAATCGACGGATATATCATCTATGTGGACACCAGGGACATCAAGGAGATAAACAAACTCCTGTCCGCCATTGGCCGGAACATCAATCAGATCGCCAAACGGGTCAACGCCGGAGGACCTACCTATCAGGCCGACATGGAAGAAATCCGGGAAAGGCTGGATCAGATATGGCAGTTACAAAGACGCATCCTATTAAGTCAACGCTGA
- a CDS encoding helix-turn-helix transcriptional regulator: MANIEDCPGFETFGADVKAARSAKHLSRKTLAEIVNIDSRYLANIENEGTIPSLPVIIQLIKVCGLPVERYFNPEVMREESAQRQRISHKLKLCPEQYLTIIEGALDGALKTKESANETEGV; this comes from the coding sequence ATGGCGAATATTGAAGATTGCCCCGGTTTTGAAACTTTCGGTGCCGATGTAAAAGCCGCTCGGAGCGCAAAGCATCTATCGCGCAAGACATTGGCAGAGATCGTTAACATCGACTCCCGGTATCTCGCAAATATCGAGAACGAAGGTACGATTCCTAGCTTGCCGGTTATCATACAGCTTATCAAAGTGTGCGGACTTCCCGTGGAACGGTACTTCAATCCAGAGGTCATGCGGGAGGAAAGCGCACAGAGACAGCGTATCAGCCACAAACTGAAACTTTGTCCAGAGCAGTATTTGACCATCATCGAGGGTGCGCTTGACGGGGCGCTTAAAACTAAAGAATCAGCAAACGAAACGGAGGGTGTGTGA